Proteins encoded in a region of the Isoalcanivorax pacificus W11-5 genome:
- a CDS encoding YqaE/Pmp3 family membrane protein, giving the protein MDILRILISVLLPPLGVFLKVGIGGAFWLNILLTLLGYLPGVIHAVYIIAKR; this is encoded by the coding sequence ATGGATATTCTGCGCATTCTGATTTCGGTACTGCTGCCGCCGCTGGGCGTATTCCTGAAAGTGGGGATTGGCGGTGCGTTCTGGCTGAACATCCTGCTGACGCTGCTGGGCTATCTGCCCGGTGTCATCCATGCGGTGTACATCATCGCAAAGCGATAG
- a CDS encoding adenylosuccinate synthase, whose amino-acid sequence MGKNVVILGTQWGDEGKGKIVDLLTDQVACVARFQGGHNAGHTLVIDGKKTVLHLIPSGILREGVQCLIGNGVVLALDALLREITGLEEKGVPVRERLRLSASCPLILPVHVALDQARERARGEAKIGTTGRGIGPAYEDKVSRRGVRLGDVFQRERFAAKLGELLDYHNFVLRHYYNAEPVDFQQTLDETIALADNVRDMVTDVTAVLHAKRVAGESIMFEGAQGTLLDIDHGTYPFVTSSNTTAGGTATGSGFGPLYLDYVLGITKAYTTRVGSGPFPTELFDDTGRRLAERGHEFGATTGRPRRCGWFDAVALKRAIQINSISGLCLTKLDVLDGLDVVRVCVGYTNAAGESLEACAGWDADSYATMVPVYEELPGWQESTLGAKTLAELPANARAYIKRIEEVTGAPVDIISTGPDRVETIVLRHPFD is encoded by the coding sequence ATGGGCAAGAACGTCGTAATTCTGGGCACCCAGTGGGGTGACGAAGGCAAGGGCAAGATCGTTGATCTGCTGACCGATCAGGTGGCCTGTGTGGCCCGCTTCCAGGGTGGCCACAATGCGGGCCACACACTGGTGATCGACGGCAAGAAGACGGTGCTGCATCTGATTCCCTCCGGCATTCTGCGCGAAGGCGTGCAGTGCCTGATCGGCAACGGGGTGGTACTGGCCCTGGATGCCCTGCTCCGGGAAATCACCGGCCTGGAAGAGAAGGGTGTGCCGGTGCGCGAACGCCTGCGCCTGAGCGCGTCCTGTCCGCTGATCCTGCCGGTGCACGTGGCGCTGGACCAGGCCCGCGAGCGCGCCCGGGGCGAGGCCAAGATCGGCACCACCGGACGCGGTATCGGCCCGGCCTATGAAGACAAGGTGTCGCGTCGTGGCGTGCGCCTGGGTGATGTGTTCCAGCGCGAGCGTTTTGCCGCCAAGCTGGGCGAGCTGCTCGACTATCACAATTTCGTGCTGCGGCATTACTACAATGCCGAGCCGGTGGACTTCCAGCAGACGCTGGATGAAACCATCGCGCTGGCCGACAACGTCCGCGACATGGTCACCGACGTCACCGCCGTGCTGCACGCCAAGCGCGTGGCCGGTGAGAGCATCATGTTCGAAGGCGCGCAGGGCACGCTGCTGGATATCGACCACGGCACCTACCCGTTCGTGACCTCCTCCAACACCACGGCCGGCGGCACCGCCACCGGTTCCGGTTTCGGTCCGCTGTACCTGGATTACGTGCTGGGCATTACCAAGGCTTACACCACCCGCGTCGGTTCCGGTCCGTTCCCGACCGAGCTGTTCGATGACACCGGCCGTCGCCTGGCCGAGCGTGGCCACGAGTTCGGCGCCACCACCGGCCGTCCGCGCCGCTGTGGCTGGTTCGACGCCGTGGCGCTCAAGCGCGCGATCCAGATCAACTCCATCAGCGGCCTGTGCCTGACCAAGCTCGATGTGCTGGACGGCCTGGATGTGGTGCGTGTCTGCGTCGGCTACACCAACGCCGCCGGCGAATCGCTGGAAGCCTGTGCGGGCTGGGATGCGGATTCCTACGCCACCATGGTGCCGGTGTACGAAGAACTGCCGGGCTGGCAGGAGTCCACGCTGGGTGCCAAGACGCTGGCAGAACTGCCGGCCAATGCACGGGCCTACATCAAGCGCATCGAGGAAGTCACCGGCGCGCCGGTAGACATCATTTCCACCGGCCCGGACCGGGTGGAAACCATCGTCCTGCGCCACCCGTTCGACTGA
- a CDS encoding ATP phosphoribosyltransferase regulatory subunit, with translation MNREEQWLLPEGVEEILPERAAVIEGLRRRLLDLYTRWGYELVFPPLIEFLESLLNGAGRDLERETFKLTDQLTGRMMGVRADITPQVARIDAHSLRRQGPSRLCYCSTALRTRIGLPGTSRIPYQVGVELFGHAGVDSDAEVISLMLATLAEAGARGVTLDLGHVGIYRELVRSAGLNDADEAALSDIYLRKARTELDAFMEERTLPAPLAAALSALPWLAGEGALEKARALLAPASTAALDELAQVAELAGRISASHPDVRVHIDLGELRGYHYHTGCLFAAYLDGASEPLAKGGRYDHIGEVFGRARPATGFSADLKLLADCQGAPVRAAGILAPAGADAALLAEIARLRAAGERVVQALPGADNDPAELRCDRELVFADQRWQLHSLSF, from the coding sequence ATGAACCGCGAAGAACAGTGGCTGCTGCCCGAAGGGGTAGAGGAAATACTGCCTGAGCGGGCCGCCGTGATCGAAGGATTGCGCCGTCGCCTGCTGGATCTCTATACCCGCTGGGGTTACGAACTGGTCTTCCCGCCCCTGATCGAATTCCTGGAATCGCTGCTCAACGGCGCCGGCCGTGACCTGGAGCGCGAAACCTTCAAGCTCACCGACCAGCTCACCGGGCGCATGATGGGCGTACGCGCCGACATCACCCCGCAGGTGGCGCGCATCGACGCCCACAGCCTGCGGCGCCAGGGGCCGAGCCGGCTGTGCTATTGCAGCACCGCGCTGCGCACTCGCATTGGTCTGCCCGGCACGTCCCGCATCCCCTACCAGGTCGGTGTCGAGCTGTTTGGCCACGCCGGGGTCGACAGCGACGCCGAAGTGATCAGCCTGATGCTGGCGACGCTGGCCGAGGCCGGCGCCCGTGGCGTGACGCTGGACCTGGGCCATGTCGGCATCTATCGCGAGCTGGTGCGCAGCGCCGGCCTGAATGATGCCGACGAAGCGGCGCTGTCCGACATCTACCTGCGCAAGGCACGCACCGAGCTGGATGCCTTTATGGAAGAGCGCACCCTGCCGGCACCGCTGGCGGCGGCGCTTTCCGCGCTGCCCTGGCTGGCGGGCGAGGGCGCGCTGGAAAAAGCCCGTGCACTGCTGGCCCCCGCCAGCACTGCGGCACTGGATGAACTGGCGCAAGTGGCCGAACTGGCCGGGCGCATCAGCGCCTCGCACCCGGATGTGCGCGTGCACATCGACCTGGGTGAGCTGCGCGGTTATCACTACCATACCGGCTGCCTGTTCGCCGCCTACCTGGACGGCGCCAGCGAGCCGCTGGCCAAGGGCGGCCGCTACGACCATATCGGTGAAGTGTTCGGCCGTGCGCGGCCGGCCACCGGCTTCAGTGCCGACCTGAAACTGCTTGCCGATTGCCAGGGCGCGCCTGTACGGGCGGCCGGCATTCTGGCGCCAGCCGGGGCAGATGCCGCCCTGCTGGCGGAAATCGCCCGCCTGCGCGCGGCGGGCGAGCGCGTTGTGCAGGCGCTGCCGGGGGCGGACAACGACCCGGCTGAACTGCGTTGTGATCGTGAACTGGTGTTTGCTGACCAGCGCTGGCAGCTCCATTCCCTCTCATTCTGA
- a CDS encoding DUF2065 domain-containing protein, with protein MDWTLLLSALCLVLVLEGIALFLSPRHLREAAAMLSRMDDRTLRALGFLAMAAGAGLLILLKHAS; from the coding sequence ATGGACTGGACGCTACTGTTGAGCGCACTGTGCCTGGTGCTGGTGCTTGAAGGTATCGCCCTGTTCCTGTCGCCGCGCCATTTGCGCGAGGCGGCGGCCATGCTTTCCCGCATGGATGATCGCACCCTGCGCGCGCTCGGTTTCCTGGCCATGGCGGCCGGAGCCGGACTGTTGATCCTGCTGAAACACGCAAGTTGA
- the hflC gene encoding protease modulator HflC: protein MSQRGLMGLVAALFLVIAVLDSYFIINETERAVLKRFQEIVRTDIQPGIHFKVPFIDQVVRVDGRAMAYELPVQSYLTSERKLVDVSSFVIWRVQDVQRYVTVIGGGAANNSDRMRDIAQQRLNVRVAERLRNEVAQRTVQEVVAGRKEVIADTADPQSITPQVGDGSSDVPPPPVISAEEAGELAPAEDAREQLMVNVLAEIKRDVLEDFGIDVVDIRVKQVDWPDEVRDRVFARMSAERARDAARHRSEGREGAEKIRAAAERERTVLLADAYRQAELIRGDGDAEAAAIYASMYNRNQEFFRFHRSLQAYRETFNSRQDVLVLEPDGDFFRYLKSAGGN, encoded by the coding sequence ATGTCACAGAGAGGACTGATGGGTCTGGTCGCGGCGCTGTTCCTGGTCATCGCGGTACTGGATTCCTACTTCATCATCAATGAAACCGAGCGGGCGGTGCTCAAGCGCTTCCAGGAAATCGTGCGCACCGATATCCAGCCGGGCATTCATTTCAAGGTGCCGTTCATCGACCAGGTGGTGCGTGTCGATGGCCGTGCCATGGCCTATGAGCTGCCGGTGCAGTCGTACCTGACCTCCGAGCGCAAGCTGGTGGATGTCAGCTCGTTCGTGATCTGGCGCGTGCAGGACGTGCAGCGCTACGTCACGGTGATCGGTGGCGGTGCGGCAAACAACTCCGACCGCATGCGCGATATCGCCCAGCAGCGTCTGAACGTGCGGGTGGCCGAGCGGCTGCGTAACGAGGTGGCGCAGCGGACCGTGCAGGAGGTCGTGGCCGGCCGCAAGGAAGTGATTGCCGACACCGCCGACCCGCAAAGCATCACCCCGCAGGTGGGTGACGGCAGCAGCGACGTGCCGCCGCCGCCGGTGATCAGCGCCGAGGAAGCCGGAGAGCTGGCACCGGCGGAAGACGCCCGCGAACAGCTGATGGTCAACGTGCTGGCCGAAATCAAGCGGGATGTGCTGGAAGACTTCGGCATCGACGTGGTGGATATTCGCGTCAAGCAGGTGGACTGGCCGGACGAGGTGCGTGACCGGGTGTTTGCCCGGATGAGCGCCGAGCGGGCCCGCGACGCAGCCCGGCACCGGTCCGAAGGCCGCGAGGGCGCCGAGAAGATCCGCGCCGCCGCCGAGCGGGAGCGGACCGTGCTGCTGGCCGATGCCTACCGTCAGGCGGAGCTGATCCGGGGTGACGGCGATGCCGAAGCCGCCGCCATCTACGCCAGCATGTACAACCGCAACCAGGAGTTCTTCCGCTTCCACCGCAGCCTGCAGGCCTATCGCGAAACGTTCAACAGCCGCCAGGATGTGCTGGTACTGGAGCCGGATGGCGACTTCTTCCGCTACCTGAAGAGCGCCGGCGGCAATTGA
- the hflK gene encoding FtsH protease activity modulator HflK: MAWNEPGGQKPRDPWGGGGGGNNNQGPPDLDVVIKNLKDKLGGAFGGGKRGGGSQGSGGGAGLIGIVVVVLVVIYGVWASFQVDSAEQGVVLRFGKLHRVVEPGLNWHLPPFEEYHKVNVTQANSHRVSEEMLTGDTNIVGVTLEVQYRVLDPAAYLLKVANSDTVLRNATDSALRHVVGSKTINAVLSTEREEVRAAVQARLQEYLDEYSTGLLVLAVVLDSTEAPAAVREAFQDVARAREDEDRFKKEAEAYANGIIPEARGRAQRLIEESEAYKAEIVDRARGEAERFGKLLTEYTRAPQVTRERLYLETMEEVLGNTSKVLVDVQGGDSLLYLPLDKLMEHQLPSSSTGSSRTGSGSGATSGSTDSGAAGTQSSRSSSTSLYGRNRELR; the protein is encoded by the coding sequence ATGGCCTGGAACGAACCTGGCGGACAGAAGCCGCGCGACCCATGGGGGGGCGGCGGTGGTGGCAACAATAATCAGGGTCCCCCGGACCTGGATGTCGTCATCAAGAATCTCAAGGACAAGCTCGGCGGCGCCTTCGGTGGCGGCAAGCGTGGCGGCGGCAGCCAGGGCAGTGGTGGTGGCGCCGGCCTGATCGGCATCGTCGTCGTGGTGCTGGTGGTCATCTATGGTGTCTGGGCCTCGTTCCAGGTGGATTCCGCAGAGCAGGGCGTGGTGCTGCGCTTCGGCAAGTTGCACCGTGTGGTGGAGCCGGGCCTGAACTGGCATCTGCCGCCGTTTGAGGAATACCACAAGGTCAACGTCACCCAGGCCAACAGCCACCGGGTGAGCGAAGAAATGCTGACCGGCGATACCAACATCGTCGGGGTAACCCTTGAAGTGCAGTACCGGGTCCTTGATCCGGCCGCCTACCTGCTGAAAGTGGCCAACTCCGACACCGTGCTGCGCAACGCCACCGACAGTGCGCTGCGCCATGTGGTCGGCAGCAAGACCATCAATGCCGTGCTGAGCACCGAGCGGGAAGAAGTACGTGCCGCCGTGCAGGCGCGCCTGCAGGAATACCTGGACGAATATTCCACCGGCCTGCTGGTGCTGGCCGTGGTGCTCGACAGCACCGAGGCGCCCGCCGCCGTGCGCGAGGCGTTCCAGGATGTGGCCCGTGCCCGTGAAGACGAAGACCGCTTCAAGAAAGAAGCCGAAGCCTACGCCAACGGCATCATTCCGGAAGCCCGTGGCCGCGCCCAGCGCCTGATCGAGGAATCGGAAGCCTACAAGGCCGAGATCGTCGACCGTGCCCGGGGTGAAGCTGAACGTTTCGGCAAGCTGCTCACCGAGTACACCCGCGCCCCGCAGGTGACCCGCGAGCGTCTTTACCTGGAAACCATGGAAGAAGTGCTCGGCAACACCAGCAAGGTGCTGGTGGATGTGCAGGGCGGCGACAGCCTGCTGTACCTGCCGCTGGACAAGCTGATGGAACATCAGCTGCCCTCCAGCAGCACGGGCAGCAGCCGCACCGGCAGCGGTAGTGGCGCCACCAGCGGCAGCACCGACAGCGGTGCCGCCGGCACACAATCATCACGCAGCAGCAGTACCAGTCTGTATGGCCGCAACAGGGAGCTTCGCTGA
- the hflX gene encoding ribosome rescue GTPase HflX codes for MEFFERPDAPKTGATPDHPAERAVLVHLELPDSLGVDDLEEFHHLVVSSGVSPVAEVLGRRERPDPATYVGSGKVQEILDVVEAHEADVVLFNHALSPAQERNLERALKCRVLDRTGLILDIFALRARTHEGRLQVELAQLRHLSTRLVRGWTHLERQKGGIGLRGPGETQLETDRRLVRERIRSIEGRLLKVRSQRAQGRRARERSETPLISLVGYTNAGKSTLFNRLTQAEVYVADKLFATLDPTLRRVRVPGIGPAILADTVGFIRHLPHRLVDAFRATLEETLGASLLLHVTDGSAAERDANVDAVNEVLEEISADELPVLHVYNKVDLLGETPRIERDEQGRPWRVWMSAQTGAGLDLLHQAMAERLASGWVDQWVRLPAFAGRLRARLHEAGEVLNEETDERGDMLLRVRVNRIHFQRLLRSEGLTETDVAAVAPVAGGGDASYNPSRPHSH; via the coding sequence ATGGAATTTTTTGAACGTCCCGATGCGCCGAAAACCGGCGCGACCCCTGACCACCCCGCGGAGCGCGCGGTACTGGTCCATCTTGAATTACCTGACAGCCTGGGTGTTGACGACCTGGAGGAATTTCACCATCTGGTGGTCTCCAGCGGCGTGAGCCCGGTGGCGGAAGTACTGGGCAGGCGCGAGCGCCCCGACCCGGCGACCTACGTCGGCAGTGGCAAGGTGCAGGAAATCCTTGACGTGGTTGAGGCGCACGAAGCAGATGTCGTGCTGTTCAATCATGCCCTGTCGCCGGCCCAGGAACGCAACCTGGAGCGGGCACTGAAATGCCGTGTGCTGGATCGCACCGGCCTGATCCTGGATATCTTTGCGTTGCGTGCACGCACCCATGAAGGGCGCCTGCAGGTGGAACTGGCGCAATTGCGGCACCTGTCCACGCGGCTGGTGCGTGGCTGGACTCACCTTGAGCGGCAGAAGGGCGGTATCGGCCTGCGCGGCCCGGGTGAAACCCAGCTCGAAACCGACCGCCGGCTGGTGCGCGAGCGTATTCGCAGCATCGAAGGCCGGCTGCTCAAGGTGCGCAGCCAGCGTGCCCAGGGCCGGCGTGCCCGCGAGCGTTCGGAAACACCGCTGATCTCGCTGGTAGGCTATACCAACGCCGGCAAGTCGACATTGTTCAACCGGCTTACGCAGGCGGAGGTCTACGTGGCGGACAAACTGTTCGCCACCCTGGACCCGACGCTGCGGCGCGTGCGCGTGCCCGGCATCGGCCCGGCGATTCTGGCGGACACGGTGGGCTTCATCCGCCATCTGCCACACCGTCTGGTGGATGCGTTCCGTGCCACGCTGGAAGAAACCCTCGGGGCCAGCCTGCTGCTGCATGTCACCGACGGTTCGGCGGCCGAGCGCGACGCCAACGTCGATGCGGTGAACGAAGTGCTGGAGGAAATCAGCGCAGACGAATTGCCGGTGCTGCACGTGTATAACAAGGTGGACCTGCTCGGCGAGACACCGCGTATCGAACGCGACGAGCAGGGCCGGCCCTGGCGTGTGTGGATGTCGGCGCAGACCGGCGCAGGCCTGGATCTGCTGCACCAGGCGATGGCCGAGCGGCTGGCCAGCGGCTGGGTGGACCAGTGGGTGCGCTTGCCGGCGTTCGCCGGACGCCTGCGTGCGCGGCTGCACGAAGCCGGCGAAGTGCTGAACGAGGAAACGGACGAGCGGGGTGACATGTTGCTGCGCGTGCGGGTAAACCGCATCCATTTCCAGCGACTGCTGCGCTCGGAAGGGCTGACGGAAACCGATGTGGCGGCGGTGGCGCCGGTTGCAGGGGGCGGCGACGCTTCCTACAATCCAAGCCGCCCGCATTCTCATTGA
- the hfq gene encoding RNA chaperone Hfq, translating to MSKGHSLQDPFLNALRKERIPVSIFLVNGIKLQGQIESFDQYVVLLKNAVSQMVYKHAISTVVPARNPRASGPGGGNPAMGAPGPGDDFAGNA from the coding sequence ATGTCAAAAGGGCACTCGCTACAAGACCCTTTTCTCAACGCGCTGAGAAAGGAACGTATTCCTGTTTCCATCTTCCTGGTTAACGGAATCAAGCTGCAGGGACAGATCGAATCTTTCGACCAGTATGTGGTGCTGCTGAAGAACGCAGTCAGCCAGATGGTCTATAAGCATGCGATTTCAACGGTTGTGCCGGCACGTAACCCGCGTGCGTCCGGTCCGGGTGGCGGTAACCCGGCCATGGGTGCTCCTGGCCCAGGCGATGACTTTGCAGGCAATGCCTGA
- the miaA gene encoding tRNA (adenosine(37)-N6)-dimethylallyltransferase MiaA, which yields MVAMPVSPQPPVIFLMGPTCSGKTALAVALVQRLPLEIINVDSALVYRGLDIGAAKPEQEVLAKAPHRLLGFRDPAEPYSAAEFRADALREIADIHAAGRVPLLVGGTMLYFRALRDGLADMPPADEAVRARLTEDAERLGWPALHARLAQVDPEAAARLKPNDRQRLQRALEVYELTGVPLSVHHARQAPGGAAGENAFPYTVMQLAIAPPDRALLHARIEARLHDMLAQGLVEEVRALRAEPGLHAGLPAMRSVGYRQVWEYLDGDYDYDEMVRRAVVATRQLAKRQFTWLRGWPALHWLDSDAPDLTDRALSLLESLPESVFSSP from the coding sequence ATGGTTGCCATGCCCGTATCCCCCCAGCCGCCCGTGATTTTCCTGATGGGGCCGACCTGTTCCGGCAAGACGGCGCTGGCCGTGGCGCTGGTGCAGCGGTTGCCGCTGGAGATCATCAATGTGGACTCGGCGCTGGTGTACCGTGGCCTGGACATCGGCGCGGCAAAACCTGAGCAGGAGGTGCTGGCGAAGGCGCCTCACCGCTTGCTCGGGTTCCGTGATCCGGCCGAGCCCTATTCGGCGGCCGAGTTTCGCGCCGATGCGCTGCGCGAGATAGCTGATATCCATGCCGCTGGCCGGGTGCCGCTGCTGGTCGGGGGCACCATGCTCTATTTTCGCGCACTGCGCGACGGGCTGGCGGACATGCCGCCGGCGGACGAGGCGGTGCGCGCGCGCCTGACGGAAGATGCCGAACGGCTCGGCTGGCCGGCATTGCATGCGCGGCTGGCACAGGTGGACCCGGAAGCCGCCGCGCGACTCAAGCCGAATGATCGCCAGCGGCTGCAACGTGCTCTGGAAGTGTATGAACTGACAGGCGTGCCGCTGTCGGTGCACCATGCCCGTCAGGCGCCGGGCGGTGCTGCCGGCGAAAACGCCTTTCCTTATACTGTGATGCAGTTGGCAATTGCGCCGCCGGACCGTGCCCTGTTGCACGCGCGCATCGAAGCACGCCTGCACGACATGCTCGCCCAGGGGCTGGTGGAAGAAGTGCGTGCCTTGCGGGCAGAGCCCGGGTTGCACGCTGGCCTGCCGGCGATGCGGTCGGTGGGTTACCGGCAGGTATGGGAATATCTCGACGGCGACTATGACTACGACGAGATGGTCCGTCGGGCCGTCGTCGCCACCCGGCAACTGGCCAAGCGGCAGTTCACCTGGCTGCGTGGCTGGCCGGCGCTGCACTGGCTCGACAGCGATGCGCCCGACCTGACTGACCGGGCACTGTCGCTGCTTGAAAGCCTGCCGGAATCGGTGTTTAGTAGCCCTTGA
- the mutL gene encoding DNA mismatch repair endonuclease MutL, translated as MSRIQLLDPRLANQIAAGEVVERPASVVKELLENALDAGAAHINVDVEQGGVRLVRVRDNGSGIPRDDLPLALSRHATSKIAAVEDLEAIGSLGFRGEALAAISSVSRLTLTSNDGADAEGWQVLVEGRDMAPVVSPAAHPQGTTVEMRDLFFNTPARRRFLRTEKTEFNHLEEVFRRIALSEFDTAFRLSHNQKVVHQLPVARDDAARAQRVGRLCGVAFMEQSVSVDIEAAGLRLHGWVGLPTFSRAQADLQYFYVNGRVIRDKVVNHAVRQAYSDVMYHGRHAAYVLFLELDPALVDVNVHPTKHEVRFREQRMVHDFLFRSLHRAVAELRPGQTPAPEVRAVERMPGAEPGGLTEQASMTLVPPRSPQAWQSPSPMRTDGVAQAERYGALFSDAPQIADTPAAPLPEERTSGMPPLGFALGQLHGIYILSQNAEGLVLVDMHAAHERITYEQLKLAWEQEKVRPQPLLVPLSMAVSTREADFAESEPQVFSRLGFTAERAGPETLVVREIPALLRGADVEALVRDVLSDIVTHGSSERIERHMDELFSSMACHGSVRANRRLSVDEMNGLLRDMEATERSGQCNHGRPTWMQLSLKELDKLFLRGR; from the coding sequence ATGTCTCGTATCCAACTGCTCGACCCTCGCCTGGCCAACCAGATTGCCGCCGGTGAGGTGGTCGAACGTCCCGCCTCGGTGGTCAAGGAACTGCTGGAAAACGCCCTCGACGCGGGTGCCGCACACATCAATGTGGACGTTGAACAGGGCGGCGTGCGCCTGGTACGCGTGCGCGACAATGGCAGCGGCATCCCGCGTGATGACCTGCCGCTGGCGCTGTCCCGCCACGCCACCTCGAAGATCGCTGCGGTGGAAGATCTGGAGGCCATCGGCAGCCTCGGCTTCCGGGGCGAGGCCCTGGCGGCGATCAGTTCCGTGTCGCGGCTGACGCTGACCAGCAATGACGGCGCTGACGCCGAAGGCTGGCAGGTGCTGGTCGAAGGCCGCGATATGGCGCCGGTGGTGAGCCCGGCGGCGCATCCGCAGGGCACGACGGTGGAAATGCGCGACCTGTTCTTCAATACCCCCGCACGGCGGCGTTTTCTGCGCACGGAAAAAACCGAGTTCAATCATCTGGAAGAAGTGTTCCGGCGCATCGCGCTGTCGGAATTCGATACCGCCTTCCGGCTCTCGCACAATCAGAAAGTGGTGCACCAGTTGCCGGTGGCCCGCGATGACGCTGCCCGTGCACAGCGGGTCGGCCGCTTGTGTGGGGTGGCCTTCATGGAACAGTCCGTCAGCGTCGATATCGAGGCCGCCGGGCTGCGGTTGCACGGCTGGGTGGGCCTGCCAACATTCTCGCGGGCGCAGGCCGATCTGCAATATTTTTACGTCAATGGCCGGGTGATCCGCGACAAGGTGGTGAACCATGCCGTGCGCCAGGCCTACAGCGATGTGATGTATCACGGCCGGCACGCCGCCTATGTGCTGTTTCTGGAGCTGGACCCGGCGCTGGTGGATGTGAATGTCCATCCGACCAAACACGAAGTGCGTTTCCGCGAACAGCGCATGGTGCACGACTTCCTGTTCCGCTCCCTGCATCGCGCCGTGGCCGAGCTGCGTCCCGGCCAGACGCCGGCGCCGGAAGTGCGTGCAGTGGAGCGCATGCCGGGCGCAGAGCCGGGCGGCCTGACGGAACAGGCCAGCATGACGCTGGTGCCGCCGCGTTCGCCCCAGGCGTGGCAAAGCCCGTCACCGATGCGCACCGATGGCGTGGCACAGGCTGAGCGATACGGTGCGTTGTTCAGCGACGCACCACAGATTGCCGATACGCCGGCGGCACCGTTGCCGGAAGAACGCACCTCGGGTATGCCGCCCCTGGGGTTTGCCCTGGGGCAATTGCACGGCATCTATATCCTGTCGCAAAACGCCGAAGGGCTGGTGCTGGTGGACATGCATGCCGCCCACGAACGCATCACCTACGAGCAGCTCAAGCTGGCCTGGGAACAGGAAAAAGTCCGGCCGCAGCCATTGCTGGTGCCGCTGTCGATGGCCGTCTCCACACGGGAGGCGGATTTTGCCGAAAGCGAACCGCAGGTGTTTTCCCGGCTCGGTTTCACTGCGGAGCGCGCTGGCCCGGAAACCCTCGTGGTCAGGGAAATCCCGGCCCTGCTGCGCGGCGCGGATGTGGAGGCGCTGGTGCGTGATGTGCTGTCCGATATCGTCACGCACGGCAGCAGCGAACGCATCGAACGGCATATGGACGAACTGTTTTCCAGCATGGCCTGCCACGGCAGCGTGCGCGCCAACCGCCGTCTGAGTGTGGATGAAATGAACGGCTTGCTGCGCGACATGGAAGCCACCGAGCGCAGCGGCCAGTGCAACCACGGCCGCCCCACCTGGATGCAGCTCAGCCTGAAAGAACTGGACAAGCTGTTTCTGCGCGGGCGCTGA